A segment of the Gossypium hirsutum isolate 1008001.06 chromosome D10, Gossypium_hirsutum_v2.1, whole genome shotgun sequence genome:
TATTAATCCTACCATAATAATTGGATGCTTAAAAAGGAAAGGAACATCGAACCTGTTGATTCCAAGTGTCGGGGATTCCAAAAGAAGAATCGTGATCTCTATCGGAGATAGTACAGTCCATTGGTTCAAACCGGTGCTCATTATGATCTTGGGTAGACTTGCCAGCATCTGTAGTTTCTACTACAACCACCACATCAGGGACAATGGTTCGAGATGCAGGTGAGTACGTTGATGACTCGGGATAATCCTCAGTAGACATTTTCCTACCTTTGATGTTGTTCCATTGATCAATTGGGATGATTTCATTTTTAGAACCAGAGTGAACGATACCACGCTTTAACGACTCAGGATCCCACTTCTCGAGGTCGTTCTCCTCGTATGTATTATTGATAACAGGTTTGTCTTCGGGCAAGTGATTCTTTTGTGATTCTCGGTCTGGACTAGATGGATACTGCTTGCATTTGGGTCCTGAGTTTCTTTGTTTCGGACAATCTTTCCCGTTGGAACCTTGCTTAACCCACTTTCTTCTTGACCAAGGAAACACCGGCCTCATTGTCATATACGAATCAACATGGAAAGCTTTTGGAGTAGTCCTGATTATAGGACTTCTAACAGACGTAGAATACACTTGAGATCTCAACTTTATTAAGTCTCCGTTGCCCCTGTTTTTCCAGCCATCTCTACTGCTAATACCTAAAGGACCACGAAAGTTTGCACGTTTAGCATGGTCAGACAATGCGAGCATTTCACCAAGAGTTCTGCTTCTGCCTCTACCCCCAAAAGAGGGCCCATTTTCCCGAAACTCTTTATTCATCCTCCATCTTTCCGAGATTTGCTTCTTTGCTTCCTGAGCCACATATGATCCATCTAAGTCGTGACATAAGGGCTTGTACCAGTTGTTCATATCAGAGTTACTTCGGGAAGAAACCATCATGAGCTCTGGCTCATTTGTAAGACCTTGAGCATCACTGAATCCTAACCTCGGTGGCTCGAAAGAAACTTCGGTTTCAGAGGAATGGATAGACCTACACCCTGTGGATTTCACATCATCGGGGAAGTTCTTCCTCTCCTTAACTTGAGTATACAAATTTCCTTTTCCGCAACCAAGGAACCCTTTGTTGTTCTTATCAGTCTCGGACTCTCCGGACTTTGGTTTCAAAATGACAATTTTTCTAGAGGAAGGCCATCGTTCGTTGCTCGATTCCAGATGAAATCTAGGAACCATAGAAGTACCATATTCCCTTAGGGAATCATTCACGAAGCCATTCTCGAGTTCTTGAAACAGCTTAGGATTTTCTTGAAAAGGGACACCTTCTTGATCGGTAATCATATAATCCGGTTTCTCGAAACAATTTGGTCCTTTGATATGCCTTTGTTCCCGAGACGATCTTAAG
Coding sequences within it:
- the LOC107930736 gene encoding uncharacterized protein, which translates into the protein MSKNTATPSVIARLMGLDELQSQQAVNKERKQQRVLSENYLRKVASIGAWEKRLFNERRSFRFSIEEQKEFKVAFEVIESLDLRSSREQRHIKGPNCFEKPDYMITDQEGVPFQENPKLFQELENGFVNDSLREYGTSMVPRFHLESSNERWPSSRKIVILKPKSGESETDKNNKGFLGCGKGNLYTQVKERKNFPDDVKSTGCRSIHSSETEVSFEPPRLGFSDAQGLTNEPELMMVSSRSNSDMNNWYKPLCHDLDGSYVAQEAKKQISERWRMNKEFRENGPSFGGRGRSRTLGEMLALSDHAKRANFRGPLGISSRDGWKNRGNGDLIKLRSQVYSTSVRSPIIRTTPKAFHVDSYMTMRPVFPWSRRKWVKQGSNGKDCPKQRNSGPKCKQYPSSPDRESQKNHLPEDKPVINNTYEENDLEKWDPESLKRGIVHSGSKNEIIPIDQWNNIKGRKMSTEDYPESSTYSPASRTIVPDVVVVVETTDAGKSTQDHNEHRFEPMDCTISDRDHDSSFGIPDTWNQQEDISMKISEQYGTDPDFLVNLEAANQPSPVSVLEAPFTEGNLLSSKCFLSVTASLNDVKRQLEFLRSESIEDYSEGPGMVVSSDDETDPTEDSLKECDVNEYSTKSFRIAESRDFSYLVDVLTEAGFHTRNPDILNGWHSAETPISLSVFETLEKKYGEQISWKRSARRLLFDRINLGLIKILQPCLRDPMWTKPVARRLISYAQNLKEIEEELYMLLVSQENEAKTNSSEKVFGKDDGWLSLGYYIEAIGREIENSLIDELAAEIVSL